From the genome of Flavobacterium luteolum, one region includes:
- a CDS encoding RNA polymerase sigma factor, producing the protein MSENLEQSFVAQLQANQNIIHKICRLYTAGEDAHKDLFQEITIQLWKAYPKFRGDSKFSTWTYRVALNTAITLYRKTKRTISTVDYENHQHFVKDVDYNYEEEEQIKLMYKAVYQLNDIEKALVFMYLEDKDYQEIAETLGISEVNARVKMNRIKGKLKKILNP; encoded by the coding sequence ATGAGCGAAAATCTAGAACAGTCATTTGTTGCGCAGCTGCAGGCAAATCAGAATATAATCCACAAGATTTGTAGATTATATACTGCTGGAGAAGACGCTCATAAAGACCTGTTTCAAGAGATTACCATACAGCTTTGGAAAGCTTATCCAAAATTTAGAGGCGACAGTAAATTTTCGACTTGGACATATCGTGTTGCCTTAAACACAGCGATTACCTTATACCGCAAAACCAAAAGAACTATATCGACCGTAGATTATGAAAACCATCAGCATTTTGTAAAAGATGTTGACTATAATTATGAAGAAGAAGAACAGATTAAACTGATGTACAAAGCAGTTTATCAATTAAATGACATCGAAAAGGCATTAGTTTTTATGTATTTAGAAGACAAAGATTATCAAGAAATAGCTGAAACCCTAGGAATCAGCGAAGTGAATGCGCGCGTGAAAATGAACAGAATTAAGGGGAAACTTAAAAAAATACTAAATCCTTAA
- a CDS encoding NAD(P)H-dependent flavin oxidoreductase — MNKITQLFNIKYPIIQGGMIWNSGYKLASAVSNAGGLGLIGAGSMYPEVLREHIQKCKKATGKPFGVNIPMLYPNIEEIMNIVVEEGVKIVFTSAGNPKTWTSFLKEKGITVVHVVSSSIFALKAQDAGVDAVVAEGFEAGGHNGREETTTLTLIPMVKEKIKIPLIAAGGIATGRGMLAAMVLGADGVQVGSRFAASIESSSHNNFKETIVSTIEGGTQLTLRELAPVRLIKNKFYQDVQDLYQKCPSKEELVQLLGRARAKKGMFEGDLDEGELEIGQVAGLIHEILPVEQIVQQMIAEFEVASKEKSTFEF, encoded by the coding sequence ATGAATAAAATCACCCAACTTTTCAATATAAAATATCCAATCATTCAAGGCGGAATGATCTGGAACAGTGGTTATAAATTGGCTTCGGCAGTAAGTAATGCTGGAGGTTTAGGGCTTATTGGTGCAGGTTCGATGTATCCAGAAGTTTTAAGAGAACACATCCAAAAATGTAAAAAAGCAACTGGCAAACCTTTTGGTGTCAATATTCCGATGTTATATCCAAATATCGAAGAAATTATGAATATTGTGGTTGAAGAAGGCGTTAAAATCGTTTTTACGTCGGCTGGAAATCCTAAAACCTGGACTTCTTTTTTGAAAGAAAAAGGAATTACAGTTGTACATGTAGTAAGCAGCAGTATTTTTGCTTTGAAAGCGCAAGATGCTGGTGTAGATGCGGTCGTAGCCGAAGGTTTTGAAGCGGGAGGTCATAACGGACGCGAAGAAACCACTACTTTGACTTTGATTCCAATGGTGAAAGAAAAAATAAAAATTCCTTTAATTGCAGCGGGAGGAATTGCTACAGGAAGAGGAATGCTTGCTGCAATGGTTCTTGGAGCAGATGGTGTTCAGGTTGGAAGTCGTTTTGCGGCATCTATAGAATCTTCTTCACACAATAATTTTAAAGAAACTATAGTTAGTACTATAGAAGGCGGTACGCAGTTGACTTTGAGAGAATTAGCGCCTGTTCGATTAATAAAAAATAAATTTTATCAGGATGTTCAGGATTTGTATCAAAAATGTCCATCCAAAGAAGAATTGGTTCAGCTTTTAGGAAGAGCTAGAGCAAAAAAAGGAATGTTTGAAGGAGATTTGGATGAGGGAGAATTGGAAATTGGACAAGTAGCAGGTCTAATTCATGAAATCTTACCAGTTGAGCAAATTGTTCAACAAATGATAGCCGAATTTGAAGTCGCATCCAAAGAAAAGAGTACTTTTGAGTTTTAA
- a CDS encoding PEP/pyruvate-binding domain-containing protein, translated as MKKYIYSLFFFLALTSLSAQRFSASLSNYEAYKAFRGKPLSDKFSNIESVKVIYDMRKQKMYYFNSSVILLHYDFVVNYLGYSQDLEVFNNENYSDTEKNRDFLLGNLNHIKGTDKWIFELAASDHMPVPLIERFFGMVKNSTFIGEKLKFYLNNPDMMQWYQEQKFKIPCVKSDYIFGEIKYQEVVRGTNIGILKQYKIKELETTKPNSDEIIILDGTPDVLPNVRGIIVNELQTPLSHLVLLGKNRKIPIMAYTDIEKDNNIKKLLSKKVELKIEVDTFFLKETTKKIPVKASGKKKKLIIDNSVTELVNLAEIPKKGVNYIGSKAQNMAYLIAISKEIPFKVPENAHAIPFYYYTKHIQNPAISSLITELLASSKKDSTAWINKQLKKIRDAIKKEPIDPELISKLNIAFKDAKFKNFRFRSSTNAEDLDDFNGAGLYDSKTGIIGDSIKTFEKAIKQVWASVWNEASYNERELFGIDQQNIAMGVLVHRSFPDELANGVIITKNIFRENFPGITVNVQKGENSVVKPEKGEICEQFVAYHFNDGKDETDFDIDYTSNSNLNNNEPLLTRKEMSNLYDVSKKIETKMYRYWRKNQFHPVDIEFKIVGEKRDLYIKQVRPFND; from the coding sequence ATGAAAAAATACATTTACAGCCTGTTTTTCTTTCTTGCCTTAACTTCTTTAAGTGCACAGCGATTTAGCGCGTCCCTGTCAAATTATGAAGCTTACAAGGCATTTAGAGGAAAACCTTTGTCTGATAAATTTTCGAATATCGAATCGGTAAAAGTGATTTATGATATGCGAAAACAGAAAATGTATTATTTCAACAGTAGTGTTATTTTACTTCATTATGATTTTGTGGTTAACTATTTAGGCTACAGCCAAGATCTTGAAGTATTCAACAATGAAAATTACAGCGATACAGAAAAAAACAGAGATTTTCTTCTCGGAAATTTAAACCACATAAAAGGAACAGATAAATGGATTTTCGAACTTGCTGCATCTGATCATATGCCAGTTCCACTAATTGAACGTTTTTTTGGTATGGTTAAAAATTCCACCTTTATTGGAGAAAAACTGAAATTTTATCTGAACAATCCAGATATGATGCAATGGTATCAAGAACAGAAATTCAAAATCCCTTGCGTAAAATCAGATTATATTTTTGGCGAAATCAAATATCAAGAAGTTGTTCGAGGAACCAATATTGGAATTTTGAAGCAATACAAAATCAAGGAATTAGAAACCACAAAACCTAATTCTGATGAAATCATTATTTTGGACGGAACACCTGATGTTCTTCCAAATGTGCGAGGAATTATTGTAAATGAACTCCAGACGCCTTTAAGCCATTTGGTTCTTCTAGGAAAAAATAGAAAGATTCCGATTATGGCTTACACCGATATTGAAAAAGACAACAATATCAAAAAACTGCTATCTAAAAAAGTAGAACTAAAAATCGAAGTCGATACTTTTTTCCTCAAAGAAACAACCAAAAAGATTCCAGTAAAAGCCTCTGGAAAAAAGAAAAAACTCATTATTGATAATAGCGTTACTGAATTAGTGAACTTGGCTGAAATTCCAAAAAAAGGAGTGAATTATATTGGTTCAAAAGCACAAAACATGGCGTATTTAATTGCGATTTCAAAAGAAATTCCGTTTAAAGTACCCGAAAATGCACACGCTATTCCGTTTTACTATTATACAAAGCACATTCAGAATCCTGCTATTTCTTCATTAATTACAGAGCTTTTGGCTTCCTCTAAAAAAGATTCTACGGCTTGGATTAATAAACAGCTTAAGAAGATTAGAGACGCTATCAAAAAAGAGCCTATTGATCCTGAATTGATTTCGAAATTGAACATTGCTTTTAAAGATGCTAAATTCAAAAATTTCAGATTTCGTTCTTCTACAAACGCAGAAGATTTGGATGACTTTAATGGCGCTGGATTGTACGATTCAAAAACAGGAATTATAGGCGATTCTATCAAAACTTTCGAAAAAGCTATAAAACAAGTATGGGCAAGTGTCTGGAATGAAGCTTCGTATAACGAAAGAGAACTTTTTGGAATCGATCAGCAGAATATTGCAATGGGCGTTTTAGTGCATCGCTCTTTTCCTGACGAATTAGCAAATGGCGTTATTATCACCAAAAATATATTTAGAGAAAACTTTCCAGGAATTACAGTTAATGTTCAAAAAGGAGAAAACTCTGTTGTAAAACCCGAAAAAGGAGAAATCTGCGAACAATTTGTCGCTTATCATTTTAATGACGGAAAAGACGAAACCGATTTTGATATCGATTATACTTCCAATTCCAATTTAAACAATAATGAGCCTTTATTGACCAGAAAAGAAATGAGTAATCTGTATGATGTCAGCAAAAAAATTGAAACCAAAATGTATCGATATTGGCGTAAAAACCAATTTCATCCGGTAGATATTGAGTTTAAAATTGTGGGCGAAAAAAGAGATTTATACATTAAACAAGTTCGTCCTTTCAACGATTAA
- the mnmA gene encoding tRNA 2-thiouridine(34) synthase MnmA, with product MKRVVVGLSGGVDSSVAAYLLQQQGYEVIGLFMKNWHDDSVTISNECPWLEDSNDALLVAEKLGIPFQTVDLSEEYKEKIVDYMFNEYEKGRTPNPDVLCNREIKFDVFMKIALSLGADYVATGHYCQKSEIEVDGKPVYQLIAGNDVNKDQSYFLCQLSQEQLSKALFPIGALTKPEVREIAAEMELVTAEKKDSQGLCFIGKVRLPEFLQQKLQPKDGKIVQIDKNDPIYTVEKSAELSLEERLKLESQKLEYLPTMGKVVGKHQGAHYFTVGQRKGLNVGGTIDPLFVIATDVETNTIYTGMSSQHPGLFKKALFVGESEVHWIREDMTLKPGEKMEVMARIRYRQPLQKAVLYQFEDGMYVEFEEPQSAITEGQFVAWYLENELVGSGVIS from the coding sequence ATGAAACGAGTAGTTGTTGGACTTTCAGGTGGAGTAGATTCTAGTGTTGCAGCATATTTATTGCAGCAGCAGGGATACGAAGTTATTGGCCTTTTCATGAAGAACTGGCACGATGATTCGGTTACTATTTCGAACGAATGTCCTTGGCTGGAAGACAGTAACGATGCTTTGCTTGTTGCTGAAAAACTGGGTATACCGTTTCAAACTGTTGATTTAAGTGAAGAATACAAAGAAAAAATCGTTGACTACATGTTTAACGAATACGAAAAAGGAAGAACTCCAAATCCTGATGTGCTTTGTAACCGCGAAATCAAATTTGATGTGTTTATGAAAATCGCTTTAAGCCTTGGTGCAGATTATGTGGCAACAGGACATTATTGCCAAAAAAGCGAAATTGAAGTAGACGGAAAACCAGTTTACCAATTAATTGCTGGAAATGATGTGAACAAAGATCAATCGTACTTTTTATGCCAGTTGTCTCAAGAGCAATTGTCAAAAGCTTTGTTTCCTATTGGAGCTTTAACAAAACCAGAAGTACGTGAAATTGCTGCCGAAATGGAATTGGTTACAGCTGAAAAGAAAGATTCTCAAGGTTTATGTTTTATTGGAAAAGTTCGTCTTCCAGAATTTTTACAGCAAAAACTACAGCCTAAAGATGGTAAAATTGTTCAGATTGATAAAAATGATCCGATTTATACTGTTGAGAAATCGGCTGAACTTTCTTTGGAAGAAAGACTAAAATTAGAATCTCAAAAATTAGAATATCTTCCAACAATGGGAAAAGTAGTTGGAAAACACCAAGGCGCACATTATTTTACAGTTGGACAAAGAAAAGGTCTGAATGTAGGAGGTACAATAGATCCTTTATTTGTAATTGCTACTGATGTAGAGACTAATACCATTTATACAGGTATGTCAAGCCAGCATCCAGGTTTGTTTAAAAAAGCACTTTTTGTTGGAGAATCTGAAGTACACTGGATTAGAGAAGACATGACTCTTAAACCTGGTGAGAAAATGGAAGTGATGGCTAGAATTCGTTACCGTCAGCCTTTGCAAAAAGCTGTTTTATATCAATTTGAAGACGGAATGTATGTAGAGTTTGAAGAGCCGCAGTCTGCTATTACAGAAGGACAATTTGTTGCTTGGTATTTGGAAAATGAATTAGTTGGTTCGGGAGTAATTTCTTAG
- a CDS encoding aminoacyl-histidine dipeptidase yields the protein MSQEIRNLEPKALWNKFADLNAVPRPSKKEERVIEFMKNFGNSLGLETFEDEIRNVIIRKPATPGMENRKPIVMQGHLDMVHQKNADTVFDFDTQGIDMYVDGDWVRARGTTLGADNGLGVATIMAILESKDIPHPAIEALFTIDEETGMTGALNLKGGILQGQILLNLDTEEDDEIDIGCAGGIDVTATRTYHEEEVPEGSVGYTITVKGLNGGHSGMDIHKGLGNANKIMNRLLFDAFENFGLQIVEINGGSLRNAIPRESVAKVIISQMFDEAYVYDMQEIISDIKAEYKTTEPNLSIEIVKGDLPEKVMELGVQEGIIRAIYAAQNGVYKMSADMADLVETSNNIARVVIKDGEILVGCLTRSSVESSKFDLANSLRSAFELVGCEVELSGSYPGWTPNVNSEILEVLKEIYEKQNGEQPKVVACHAGLECGILGTNYPDMDMISFGPTIHGAHSPDERASISSAQKYWKFVLEILSNIPVK from the coding sequence ATGAGTCAAGAAATTAGAAATCTGGAACCAAAAGCACTTTGGAACAAATTTGCAGATTTAAATGCTGTTCCTCGTCCATCGAAGAAAGAAGAGCGTGTAATTGAGTTTATGAAAAACTTTGGAAACAGCTTAGGTTTAGAAACTTTCGAAGATGAAATTAGAAACGTAATCATCAGAAAACCGGCAACTCCAGGAATGGAAAACCGTAAACCAATCGTAATGCAGGGGCATTTAGATATGGTGCACCAAAAAAATGCAGATACCGTTTTTGATTTTGATACACAAGGAATCGATATGTATGTAGATGGTGACTGGGTTCGCGCGCGCGGTACAACACTTGGAGCTGATAATGGGTTAGGAGTGGCGACTATTATGGCAATTCTAGAAAGCAAAGATATTCCGCATCCTGCAATCGAAGCTTTATTTACAATTGATGAAGAAACAGGAATGACTGGAGCTTTAAATCTAAAAGGCGGAATTTTGCAGGGTCAGATTTTATTAAATTTGGATACAGAAGAGGATGATGAAATTGATATTGGATGTGCGGGTGGAATTGATGTAACGGCTACAAGAACATATCATGAAGAAGAAGTTCCAGAAGGTTCTGTTGGTTATACTATTACAGTAAAAGGCTTAAACGGAGGGCATTCAGGAATGGATATTCATAAAGGTTTAGGAAATGCCAATAAAATCATGAATCGTTTATTGTTTGATGCATTTGAAAACTTTGGTTTGCAGATTGTAGAAATCAATGGTGGAAGTCTTAGAAATGCAATTCCGAGAGAAAGTGTTGCTAAGGTAATTATTTCTCAAATGTTTGATGAGGCTTATGTTTATGATATGCAGGAAATCATTTCTGATATCAAAGCAGAATATAAAACAACTGAACCAAACTTATCAATTGAAATCGTAAAAGGCGATTTACCTGAAAAAGTAATGGAACTTGGTGTTCAAGAAGGAATCATCAGAGCGATTTACGCAGCGCAGAATGGAGTCTATAAAATGAGTGCTGATATGGCCGATTTGGTTGAAACTTCAAATAATATTGCTCGTGTAGTAATTAAAGACGGTGAAATTTTAGTTGGATGTTTAACGCGTTCTTCTGTAGAATCTTCAAAATTTGATTTGGCTAATTCTTTGCGTTCTGCTTTTGAATTGGTTGGATGCGAAGTAGAACTTTCTGGTTCTTATCCAGGTTGGACACCAAACGTAAACTCTGAAATTTTAGAAGTTCTAAAAGAAATCTACGAAAAACAAAATGGAGAACAGCCAAAAGTTGTGGCTTGTCACGCTGGTTTAGAGTGCGGAATTTTAGGAACAAATTACCCAGATATGGATATGATTTCTTTTGGTCCAACAATTCACGGAGCGCATTCTCCAGACGAAAGAGCAAGTATTTCTTCTGCTCAAAAATACTGGAAATTTGTATTGGAAATTCTTTCTAATATACCAGTTAAATAG
- a CDS encoding NUDIX hydrolase, whose translation MNFQDFLKYVPNIIPVELPAVTSHLKMAPKERIEGLKNLDIEALNARMAGVMMLFYPKQEKTHLVLIVRNAYDGVHSAQIAFPGGKYEKEDLDFETTALRETHEEVGITSDKINIVKRFSPMYIPPSNFLVHPFLGIATEELSFYPDIREVAGIIELPLSVFLNDDIVIEARLSTSYGANILVPAFNIQNHIVWGATAMILSELRDVLQAVIAK comes from the coding sequence ATGAATTTTCAAGACTTTTTGAAATATGTTCCCAATATAATTCCTGTAGAGCTGCCAGCAGTAACCTCACATTTAAAAATGGCACCCAAAGAACGTATAGAAGGATTAAAAAATCTTGATATCGAAGCGCTAAATGCCAGAATGGCTGGAGTAATGATGCTGTTTTATCCAAAACAAGAAAAAACACATCTCGTTTTGATTGTGAGAAACGCTTATGATGGTGTTCATTCGGCACAGATTGCATTTCCGGGAGGAAAGTATGAAAAGGAAGATTTAGATTTTGAAACCACAGCACTTAGAGAAACACATGAGGAAGTAGGAATTACTAGTGACAAAATAAATATAGTTAAGCGTTTTTCTCCAATGTATATTCCGCCAAGTAATTTTTTGGTACATCCGTTTTTAGGAATTGCAACAGAGGAACTTTCTTTTTACCCTGATATAAGAGAGGTAGCCGGAATTATAGAATTGCCTTTGTCTGTTTTTTTAAATGATGATATTGTTATCGAAGCCAGATTATCAACTTCTTATGGAGCAAATATTTTAGTTCCAGCCTTTAATATTCAGAACCATATTGTTTGGGGAGCCACAGCGATGATTTTGAGTGAATTGAGAGATGTTTTGCAAGCAGTTATTGCAAAATAA
- a CDS encoding DUF4268 domain-containing protein produces MYSKEESQRIKREFWVAFAEKYPRKWVLYDTKIKDFSFKFYVDNKKAQVLIDIEQRSDEKRIAYFEKLEALKNILEEEFIKDLVFEKNHTLESGKTISRIWVEKLGVGFSNKNTWDTIFDFFNENMHALEMFYLEYDEFIKDVDSL; encoded by the coding sequence ATGTACAGCAAAGAAGAATCACAAAGAATAAAAAGAGAATTTTGGGTAGCTTTTGCCGAAAAATATCCTCGTAAATGGGTGCTTTATGATACAAAGATCAAAGACTTTTCTTTTAAGTTTTATGTTGACAACAAAAAGGCTCAAGTTTTAATTGACATTGAACAGCGAAGCGATGAAAAACGCATTGCGTATTTCGAAAAACTGGAAGCTTTAAAAAATATTTTAGAAGAAGAATTTATTAAAGATTTAGTCTTTGAGAAAAATCATACTCTAGAAAGTGGTAAAACCATCAGCAGAATTTGGGTTGAAAAACTAGGCGTTGGTTTCAGCAATAAAAATACTTGGGATACTATTTTTGATTTTTTCAACGAAAATATGCACGCTCTAGAAATGTTCTATTTAGAATATGATGAGTTTATTAAGGATGTGGATTCTTTGTAG
- a CDS encoding lysophospholipid acyltransferase family protein produces the protein MGLFKRNPFGHILFIKKWLIRILGAMTHRRYRGFNELQIEGSEIIKTLPDNNVLFISNHQTYFADVVAMFHVFNASLSGRQDTIKNIGYLWQPKMNIYYVAAKETMQAGLLPRILAYVGAITVERTWRAKGVDVTEKREVNPNDTENIRIALEDGWVITFPQGTTKSFKPVRKGTAHIIKQHKPIVIPIVIDGFRRSFDKKGLRMKKKGILQSFIIKEPLDIDYENDTIEQIVEKVEYAIEQHPSFLKVIPAEEIKAQEELNEMRRWSYKDSENEY, from the coding sequence ATGGGATTGTTTAAACGAAATCCTTTTGGGCATATATTATTCATCAAGAAATGGTTAATCCGTATTTTGGGGGCCATGACTCATAGAAGATATAGAGGTTTTAATGAATTGCAGATTGAAGGATCTGAGATTATTAAAACGCTTCCAGATAATAATGTTTTGTTTATATCCAATCACCAGACTTATTTTGCAGATGTGGTAGCGATGTTTCATGTCTTTAATGCCAGTTTATCTGGACGTCAGGATACAATTAAAAATATTGGTTATCTGTGGCAACCTAAAATGAATATTTATTATGTTGCGGCAAAAGAGACTATGCAAGCTGGTTTGCTGCCGAGAATTTTGGCTTATGTCGGTGCAATTACCGTTGAACGAACATGGCGCGCTAAAGGTGTTGATGTTACCGAAAAACGTGAGGTAAACCCAAACGATACTGAAAATATTAGAATTGCCCTTGAAGACGGTTGGGTAATTACTTTTCCTCAAGGAACTACAAAATCATTTAAGCCTGTTCGTAAAGGAACTGCACATATTATCAAACAGCACAAACCAATCGTTATTCCAATTGTAATTGACGGCTTCCGTAGATCATTCGATAAAAAAGGACTTCGAATGAAGAAAAAAGGAATACTACAATCTTTCATTATCAAAGAACCTCTAGATATTGATTATGAAAATGATACAATCGAACAAATTGTAGAAAAAGTAGAATACGCAATTGAACAACATCCATCATTTTTAAAAGTTATTCCTGCTGAAGAAATCAAAGCACAAGAAGAACTTAATGAAATGAGAAGATGGAGTTACAAGGATTCTGAAAATGAATATTAG
- a CDS encoding S8 family serine peptidase → MRCSFTFLLLLLSFTVFSQEDAWVYFNGKPNAQAFYDNPLSELSQRALDRRTSQNIALAITDAPLEISYVNQIASSAGITIKAQSKWLNALHIQGTQSNINALKSLSFVSRIEFADRTLNTTGKRVSEASINQVHEQLKTTIYYSYGNSANQIQMLNGQVLHQQNYTGEGKIIAVMDGGFPGVNTAQPFENLRNNNKILGGYDYTTRNSNFYTGDSHGTSVLSTMGGYKANSLVGTAPNASYYLFITEIQAQEIPLEESLWVEAAEKADALGVDIITTSLGYFLDRDEIRYNHTYSEMNGITTFISRGVEIAFSKGILVLASAGNEGTQVEKHIGAPADAVSVLTVGSVNASKVRASSSSIGPSYDGRIKPDVMAQGASAVVSDANGNIVTASGTSFSCPIMAGMAASLWQAFPTKTNNEIRQMILQSADRYANPDNNYGYGIPNFGAALSVDDFIAETAFSVYPNPTQTSITFSFLNEDNTASVTIYSVLGQKLIEEKISNLNPVLSLQSLQSGLYFYSFDANKLHKTGKIIKQ, encoded by the coding sequence ATGAGATGTAGCTTTACTTTTCTTTTATTACTTCTTTCGTTTACAGTATTTTCACAAGAAGATGCGTGGGTTTATTTTAATGGTAAACCTAATGCACAAGCTTTTTATGACAATCCATTAAGCGAGCTTTCGCAAAGAGCCTTGGATCGAAGAACGAGCCAGAATATTGCTTTAGCTATTACAGATGCTCCTCTAGAAATCTCTTATGTAAATCAAATTGCTTCAAGCGCAGGAATTACTATAAAAGCGCAATCAAAATGGTTGAATGCACTTCATATTCAAGGAACTCAATCGAATATTAATGCCTTAAAATCACTGTCTTTTGTTTCTAGAATTGAGTTTGCAGATAGAACTTTAAATACTACAGGGAAAAGAGTTTCTGAAGCTTCTATAAACCAAGTTCACGAACAGTTAAAGACTACAATTTATTATTCTTATGGAAATTCTGCGAATCAAATTCAGATGCTAAACGGACAAGTTCTCCATCAGCAGAATTATACAGGAGAAGGAAAAATTATAGCAGTTATGGACGGCGGTTTTCCTGGCGTTAATACTGCGCAGCCATTTGAAAATCTTAGAAATAATAATAAGATTCTAGGTGGTTATGATTATACGACCAGAAACAGCAATTTCTATACGGGCGATTCTCATGGAACTTCGGTGCTTTCAACTATGGGCGGTTATAAAGCAAATTCTTTAGTAGGAACTGCTCCAAATGCATCTTATTATCTTTTTATTACAGAAATTCAAGCTCAAGAGATTCCGTTGGAAGAATCGCTTTGGGTTGAAGCTGCGGAAAAGGCTGATGCTTTAGGAGTCGATATAATTACTACTTCATTAGGCTATTTTTTGGATAGAGACGAAATTAGGTACAATCACACCTACAGCGAGATGAATGGAATTACGACTTTTATTTCTCGCGGTGTTGAAATTGCTTTTAGTAAAGGAATTTTGGTTTTGGCATCTGCTGGAAATGAAGGAACTCAAGTAGAAAAACATATTGGTGCTCCTGCAGATGCGGTTTCTGTGTTGACAGTTGGTTCTGTTAATGCTTCTAAAGTAAGAGCTAGTTCTAGTTCTATCGGACCAAGTTACGATGGAAGAATAAAACCAGATGTTATGGCGCAAGGAGCATCGGCGGTAGTTTCCGATGCAAATGGAAATATTGTGACAGCAAGCGGAACGTCATTTTCTTGTCCAATAATGGCGGGAATGGCAGCTTCTTTATGGCAGGCATTTCCAACTAAAACCAATAATGAAATTAGACAAATGATTTTGCAATCTGCCGATAGATATGCGAATCCTGATAACAATTACGGATACGGAATTCCAAATTTTGGTGCTGCATTGAGTGTTGATGATTTTATTGCCGAAACTGCTTTTTCGGTTTATCCAAACCCAACTCAAACATCGATTACTTTTTCTTTTTTAAACGAAGACAATACAGCATCAGTAACTATTTATTCTGTTTTAGGACAGAAGTTAATTGAAGAAAAAATTAGTAATTTAAATCCCGTTCTGTCTTTACAATCTTTACAAAGCGGACTTTATTTTTATAGTTTTGACGCCAATAAACTGCATAAGACAGGAAAGATAATCAAGCAATAA
- a CDS encoding DUF3810 domain-containing protein, which produces MKSKYVLPLFLIVQIIFYKILPYFPDFVEGFYSKNLFARISHFSRTVLGNIPFSVGDIIYAILMISIISWFWKIRGTWKANWKDHLLKIIGKISVFYFFFHLLWAFNYYRKPLFEKMEIKREYTDADLLAFTKRLIAKTNEVQFQITKNNSSKIVFPYSQKESFNMILNGYDNLAKEHPYFEYKTLSVKKSLFSLPLTYMGFGGYLNPFTNEAQINDLLPMYTFPLTTSHEMAHQIGFASESECNFIGLLASVKNDNLYYQYAGYSFALRYCLGIWQFKNEKIFEILKKQVNTGILKNYQEDQDFWKKYDTFIDEGFHFLWDSFLKTNNQKDGMKSYSKFIDLTINYYKTREL; this is translated from the coding sequence GTGAAATCAAAATACGTTTTACCTTTATTTCTAATAGTTCAAATCATCTTTTATAAAATCCTTCCATACTTCCCAGATTTTGTTGAAGGTTTTTACAGTAAAAATTTATTCGCCAGGATTTCACATTTTTCTAGAACAGTTTTAGGCAATATTCCGTTTTCTGTCGGCGACATAATTTATGCTATTTTGATGATTTCTATAATTAGCTGGTTTTGGAAAATAAGAGGAACATGGAAGGCTAATTGGAAAGATCATCTTTTAAAAATAATAGGCAAAATTTCTGTTTTTTACTTTTTCTTCCATCTGCTTTGGGCTTTCAATTATTATCGCAAACCTCTTTTTGAGAAAATGGAAATCAAAAGAGAATATACCGATGCTGATCTTTTGGCTTTCACCAAAAGATTAATTGCAAAGACGAATGAAGTTCAGTTTCAAATCACAAAAAATAATAGCTCTAAAATTGTCTTTCCATATTCACAGAAAGAGTCATTTAACATGATTTTAAACGGTTATGATAATTTAGCAAAAGAACATCCTTATTTTGAATACAAAACATTAAGCGTAAAAAAATCATTGTTCAGCCTTCCTTTAACTTATATGGGATTTGGCGGCTATTTAAATCCATTTACAAACGAAGCGCAAATTAACGACTTATTGCCAATGTACACTTTTCCGCTAACTACATCTCATGAAATGGCGCATCAGATTGGTTTTGCAAGTGAAAGCGAATGCAATTTTATTGGTCTTTTGGCTTCTGTCAAAAATGACAATTTATATTATCAATATGCAGGATATAGTTTTGCATTACGTTATTGTCTCGGAATCTGGCAGTTTAAAAACGAGAAAATTTTTGAAATACTAAAGAAACAAGTAAATACTGGAATTTTAAAAAACTATCAAGAAGACCAAGATTTCTGGAAAAAATATGACACATTTATAGACGAAGGTTTTCATTTTCTTTGGGATAGTTTTTTAAAAACAAATAACCAAAAAGATGGAATGAAAAGCTATAGTAAATTCATCGATTTGACTATTAATTATTATAAAACAAGAGAACTATAA